TCCTAGTtcataatcttttcttctgcattagtatttaaagttttatttattcatttttctgaagTACTACATGGGCGaggcacaaaattcagaagatcCAAAGTGGCATGGGGAAAAGTCCCCTTCCTTCCGTTAGCTGGACACCCAGTTCCTCTCCCTGGAAGCAACCACTCTCTGCTTGTTTGTGTGTCCTTCCAGAAATAATTCATTCTGAGTTAAGTTTAAAAAGTGCCATCAAAAGATAACTTGTTCATGTTTAAAAGATATTCATCCCTGCCAGATTAGATGAGCCAAGGGCATGAAACTGGATTCTTCTTGCTCCCATCTGTGGAAGGGGCAGACAAGCTTCATTATTTCTCAATCAAGTTTGTCCTAAAGGCCCATCGGTTGTAAACTCATTTTAAGGGCCCAAAACTGGCACCACTCTGGAAGAATTTGGGCCTTTGAAGTGTTGTTTGGctgaattgtaatttttttttttgaattttaaggtGGATCTTCAACTCTCTAGACTCCATTGATCCTGTGTTTTACAATTTACACATTTATGTTACCTGCTTGTCCACTTTCAGTGTCTAAATTATGACCATTTAACCAATGGTTCCTCCACAAAAGGAATAATATGTTACCACTGAAAGTGAGGATGTGTTTAATAACTTAGGAAGATGTTTCTGAtttattgttaaatgaaaaaacaggTTGCAAAAGAGTTGATCCCATAAATCCCCACATACTTAactaattatatgtatatatgtacattgaAAAAATCTAAGGAATCAGTACCAAAGGGTTAAGAGTAGAGATGTAAGTAAGgctatggattttatttttatatgtcccTTCAAACTTCTCTACAACAAACCTGCATTActtgtataataaaatattatgaaagtAGGAAATGAACCTGTTTCCCCTCTTGTCTCCATGGGTCCTAAAGGTTTGTTTTGGTTCTGCTGAACTGAAAAAAAAGGCTTTGtgacttttgaaaaagaaaaagcactcgCTAGCTGAgcggattttttaaaaagttggggCCAGTGGTCCTTCCCAGTGTCCCTAAAATGCCGCCACCAGGTGGCAGCCTGTTCCATCTGTTGAGTCGGTGGGCCTGCCTCAGTCTCGGATTCCACACAGCCCAGTCCAGACACTGGAGGCCTTTGTCTGGGTCCCAAACCTGACCAACAAGCCTGATATATATGCTAGAGGCCAGAGCCAATACTCTGGTCCATTGTGGGTGAAAGTCATCTTAGGCCCACTTTTATCCCCAGGAGCAATATCCACTGACCAGAAAACACTGAGGAAGGGTCGTAATAGCTGAAGCTTGTCACACCCTCAATTCCTCCACCCAACACCACATCAACACATGggaattctcatttatttttcacccttAACAAGGAGGTGGGAAGGCTTGCCTCTTCCTCACCTCTGTTCTTTCCATCTGGGAATATTCACCTCcaaccctccttcccttccttccggGAGGCCTTGGTCAGTGGAGACAGTCTCTGAGGACTGCTTGAGCTGGTGGGGATGAAGAAGCTGAAATGGAGATCCCCAAGGGATGGCGTCACTTTCCTGCCAACTCCCTCATCGCCTCTCCTTCAAAGCGAAAGCAGTGCCAACCTTCAGCTTCCGTCAGATCTTGGGCTCCTAGGGCCTTATACAAGTCCATAGCCCCCTTGTTCCAGTCTAGGACTGCCAGGCGGAACTGGGAGCAGCCCTTATCCAGGGCCACCTGTGGGAGAAGACACCACTCACTTTCCTGGGtcaaaaaggaaaagactttCTCGCCCTCCATTCAACCCAGGTGCCTCCCATACAGCTTTGCTTTGCCAGGGCCCAGCTTGTAGCTCCATCCCTCTCCTCACCTCAGCCACTTTTTTGATTATTTTGGAGCCAATCCCCTGACCTGGTGtggggagaaaaagacaaaaagagggATTGTCTGAGTTGAAGGGGATCAGAAAAGACCATAGGCTAGGATTAAGAGGCAAGGGATGGTGGTCCAGTCTATGGGTTGCTTTTCTCccagcctggcctctgcccagtACCCCGATACTCTGGCTTCACGTAGATGTCTTCCAGATAAATGTTTCGTCCCTTCCATGTGCTGTAGATGAAGTAGTATAGCCCATAGCCCACCACACAGGGccctgagagagaaaaaaaaagaagggtcaGGCCGCTGGGCACCTGGGGGAGAGACCTTTGAGGCTGACTGGAGAGGGCACCTCTGAGATAGGGGTGCTCTTACCCTGTGGCTCCCCGGGGACAGGAAGAATCTCTGCTACCAAACAGTGATAGAAAGGATTCTCTCCAAAGCCATCTGCTCTCAGGGCTGCAGAGATCGGAGTTGTGAcaaagagatagagaaagaagGCCTGGGTGTGTGCCCAGTCTGGAGTTACTGCCTGGGGAACCCATCCGTCACTTCCACCCCAGCCTCCGTCAGGACTCAGGTGTTGGGCCCGTACCTTCTTCACTGATCTTCACCTGGTCTGAGAGTTTCTCGTACTCAGCGAGTTCCTACAGCGTGCGGACAGAGGCTAGATTAAGGCAGGAGGGCCTCGCTACTCCCAGAGCAGGAGCCCTGGGCGCgctcctccctctgctcccacctcctccttcccGCCCCCACTCCAGCAGCGCCGCTCTGACCCCCTCTGGGACCCCGGTTTCCGGCCTGCAGCCCTCACCCGAATCAGCCTCAGGATATTTccacagtctccctccttggcttCTCGGATCAGCACGGAAGCCATCCCGATCTCCACCGTCTGGGACCGAAGTCCAGGATCCCCACTTCCGTTCTGCAGGACCGGGCGAAGAGCAACGGGGACCCTTTAAGGGGCCTCCAAATTCGGATCCCGGAAAGCCGGGGGAGTGGTGGGCAGCGAGGTGGTGGGGGTGCCGCGGGCTGGGAAGCAGAAGCCCGATTCCGGCTGCCGCGGGGCCGAGAGAGTGGTGGGACTAGCGGTCCTCACGGCCTGGTAGCCCCTAATTTCGGGCCCCGCCAGCGCGCACCTGCCAGCCAATCAGCTTGCAGAGCAGGcatgcccccgccccccccgccccgccccctcaccCGTCAGCTCTGCCCCTATGGCCGGGTATCTTGACCGCACTCCCCGCGGGGGTCAAGGCTGGACTGCCGAGGCTTCCTCGTTGTTGTTATCTGGGTGTTCCAGCCTCCGTTGGAGAAACCCCACGGCTCGAAAGATACCTCCTTCTTTAACTGAAGTGTGCAGTGATTACCTGCTCTACCCTTCACCCCAACTCACCCATTCCAGCCCATCCAGACTCGGGGTGAGCCCCAAGACCTCCAGCTCTTGCCTACTGGCTCAAAGTGTTACTTCTCTTGGGGGCATTTGTATTTTAAGATGGGTCAGGGAGAGGGTGATGAATTTCTACTGGTAAATGGTTAGGCCTTGTAGTAGACGGCTAAGAGAAGATAATGGGGGGAAGGGACCAGGACTCTTAGTATCCACTGAATCACACTCAGAGACAACACCTCCCTATGCAGCAAGCCTCAGAGGCCTGGGAAAATACTGAGGGAGGAGCTCAGAGCagataccaggcactgtgcctgtATCATCTCGATTCATCCTCATTCACAGTAGCTCCGGAAAGTaggtattttttcacattttgcaGACAAGGACACTAAAGAACACAGGTGGGgtgacttgcccacagtcacccAGCTAGTATTTGGGATTCCATGTCTCAGCTCTAGGCCTTACGGAGGATGCTACTTGGGGATCCGGGCATGACTGTTTCTAGATCTCATGTTTACCTTCAAGGCAGCCTCCGCAGGTGGGCAGAAGGCTTGGAGGACCCAGGTCAGGCTCTAGAAGGAGAGGGGAAGTGAGGTGTCCTCTCCCAGCTCAGAAACTTTCTCAGCAGCGGGGGAGGGTAGTGGAGGAACTCTGTCCCTCACTGCATTTGTCCTCAGAGGGGCCGTAGGGTCAGTGGCCCTGTCTCCTGCCCCCCTTCTTCCCCCGGGGCAACCTTTAACCCTCCACCAACCATGTGCGACGCTGCCTGCCCCCACGCATTCTCCTCAGAGTTGTCTGAGGCAGAGAGGACCGCGGCTGATTATGGAGAGCGGAGATCCACCGGCCACATGGCGTgggctgccgctgctgctgctactactgctGCCTCCCAGCCATGAAGGACGAGCCGTGAGACATACTCTCCCCAGACAGGTGCAGGAGCAGGACAGGGCGCTAAGCCCTGTGTGTGTTTAAGTGAGCTACACTTTAACTCTgctgtcttccttcctttcctcctctggcCTTGTAACAGTGCTTCTCCCTCCTGCCTGTCTCTGGCACGTCTCATTTcagcttgtttatttttctccctggcAGAGGACTCAGGACCGGCCTGCTCTGCACCTCAGCAATGGCCCTGGACAAGAACCTGTAACCATCATGACCTTTAACCTCACCAAGATCATAAAGTATGGGGTTGACCTAATTCTTTGACCTAGTCCCCTGACCTCACCCTCTCTCCATCagctcctctcttttttttttttttgctttatttaattgaagtatagttgatttacactgttgcgttagtttctggggtacagcaaagtgattgaattttatatatatgtgtatttatgatacatgttatatatatatatattctttttcaggttcttttgcattatagtttattacaagatattgaatatagtttcctgtgctatacagtaggaccttgttgcttatctttttttttttccaaaaatattctttattgAGATCATTGCTcctaaaacagaagcaaaaagcaGAGATCAAACTTGGTAGTaagatgtgattaaaaaaaaaaaaaaagatgataaaatgTAAGCTGACACATTTCAAGGAATAAGCAACAGAAGttgcttatctactttatatatagtagtttgtatctgttaatccaaactcccagtttatccctccccaccttcccctttggtagccatgagtttgttttttatgtctgtgtgtctgtttctgtttcgcaaataagttcatttgtatcagtttttaaatTCCACTTGCAAATGATAGCATATAgtattttgtctttgtctgatttacttcacttagtatgataatctctaggtccatccatgttgctgcagatggcattgtttcattcttaaatatttatttatttggctgtgtcgggtcttatttgcagcatgtgggatcttcgttgcggcattcAAGATCTTtagttgccgcatgtgggatctagttccctgaccagggatcgaacccaggccccctgcactgggagctcagagtcttaaccactggaccaccagggaagtccttgtttcgttctttttcatggcggagtaatattccattgcatagatgtaccacatcttctttatccattcatctatcgatggacctttaggttgcttccatgtcttagctattataaacagtgcacCAGCCTCTCTCTTTTCCCTGTCTCCctgtccttctctctccctgaaCTCCACCTCCCTCAACCTCACGTCTATGCTCAAAGAGCACACCCCATACACAGTCTTTCCTTCTGTGTCCTTCCAGAACCTCCTCCTCCTTTGAGTTTCGGACCTGGGATCCAGAGGGAGTGATTTTTTATGGTGATACCAACCCAGAGGATGACTGGTTTGTGCTGGGACTTCGGGATGGCAGGCCTGAGATCCAGCTTCATAATCACTGGGCCCAACTTACAGTGGGTGCTGGACCCCGGCTGGACGATGGGAGGTGGCACCAGGTAAGCCAGATCTGGTCCTGAGGGAGGGGTGTCTTGAGCTGatctgaggaagggaatggaacCAAGTTATTGGGCATCCCTTTACCACTGTCATCTCATTGAATCCACACAAAAGTCCCatgaaattgctttttttttggccacaccgcttggcatgcaggatcttatttccctgaccagggatcaaacccgtgccccccacagtggaagcgcagagtctttttttttttttaatataattttatttatatatttggctgcattgggtctttgttgcggtgcgcgggcttctcattgcgatggcttctcctgttgcggagcatgggctctagagcccaggctcagtagttgtggctcatgggcttagtttctccgaggcatgtgggatcttcccggagcagggatcgaacccgtgtcccctgcattggcaggcggattctgaaccactgcaccaccagggaagtcccagaattgcAGAGTCTTAagcactagaccaccagggaagtcccagaagttgCTATTCTTGTCCCCATTTTTTCAGAAGGGAGTTCTGAGGCTTAGTTAGTATGTAAGTGACAAGTCCAGAG
This is a stretch of genomic DNA from Eschrichtius robustus isolate mEscRob2 chromosome 20, mEscRob2.pri, whole genome shotgun sequence. It encodes these proteins:
- the SAT2 gene encoding thialysine N-epsilon-acetyltransferase isoform X1, with translation MASVLIREAKEGDCGNILRLIRELAEYEKLSDQVKISEEALRADGFGENPFYHCLVAEILPVPGEPQGPCVVGYGLYYFIYSTWKGRNIYLEDIYVKPEYRGQGIGSKIIKKVAEVALDKGCSQFRLAVLDWNKGAMDLYKALGAQDLTEAEGWHCFRFEGEAMRELAGK
- the SAT2 gene encoding thialysine N-epsilon-acetyltransferase isoform X2 translates to MASVLIREAKEGDCGNILRLIRELAEYEKLSDQVKISEEALRADGFGENPFYHCLVAEILPVPGEPQGPCVVGYGLYYFIYSTWKGRNIYLEDIYVKPEYRGQGIGSKIIKKVAEVALDKGCSQFRLAVLDWNKGAMDLYKALGAQDLTEAEASSSPPAQAVLRDCLH
- the SAT2 gene encoding thialysine N-epsilon-acetyltransferase isoform X3, with protein sequence MASVLIREAKEGDCGNILRLIRELAEYEKLSDQVKISEEGPCVVGYGLYYFIYSTWKGRNIYLEDIYVKPEYRGQGIGSKIIKKVAEVALDKGCSQFRLAVLDWNKGAMDLYKALGAQDLTEAEGWHCFRFEGEAMRELAGK